One genomic segment of Aegilops tauschii subsp. strangulata cultivar AL8/78 unplaced genomic scaffold, Aet v6.0 ptg000871l_obj, whole genome shotgun sequence includes these proteins:
- the LOC141035135 gene encoding putative leucine-rich repeat receptor-like protein kinase At2g19210 → MDSSHVVCTEGFISIDCGLPGKTSYVEDTTKLPYTPDAGFTDTGTNHNISAEYLTPSTGRSWHNLRSFATGPRNCYTLLSLMSGLKYLVRAKFMYGNYDGLDRPPVFDLYVGVNLWTTVNITGPEGMVSTEVIIVVPDDFLHVCLVNTGAGTPFISSLELRLLHRTLYPQATTTQGLVLSSRLNFGPTSENNVIRKDNMGPSGQLGNLDRDNNDEHGATRRRRLIRSADYGDANGNHAAAERDPVAQSSDPSPGYIAIMHFSELQLLSSNCMREFFVSIIGEPWHPNGFTPKYLYGSATYNSLPSRKSEYVSIIAAPNSTLPPVINALEVFSVIPTTIIGTDSRDGMCILYRHV, encoded by the exons ATGGATTCATCGCATGTTGTTTGTACTGAAGGGTTCATAAGCATAGATTGCGGTCTTCCAGGCAAGACGAGCTACGTGGAAGACACCACCAAACTCCCCTATACTCCAGATGCCGGCTTCACCGACACCGGCACCAACCACAACATCTCGGCCGAGTATTTAACCCCGTCAACCGGCAGGAGCTGGCACAATCTGCGAAGCTTCGCCACTGGCCCGCGCAATTGCTACACGCTCCTCTCTCTCATGTCCGGTCTCAAGTACCTCGTCCGAGCCAAGTTCATGTATGGAAACTACGACGGCCTTGACAGGCCACCCGTGTTTGACCTCTATGTTGGCGTCAACCTGTGGACGACGGTAAACATCACGGGCCCGGAAGGGATGGTGTCCACAGAGGTTATTATTGTGGTGCCGGACGACTTCTTGCACGTCTGCCTGGTGAACACCGGCGCCGGGACGCCCTTCATCTCTAGCCTGGAGCTCAGGCTGCTGCACAGGACACTCTACCCGCAGGCAACCACGACGCAGGGCCTCGTCCTCTCGTCCAGGCTCAACTTCGGCCCAACTAGCGAAAACAATGTCATCAG AAAAGAC AATATGGGTCCCTCGGGTCAACTCGGCAACCTGGACCGAGATAACAACGACGAACACGGTGCAACACGAAGAAGGCGACTTATTCGAAGTGCCGACTACGGTGATGCAAACGGCAATCATGCCGCGGCGGAACGGGATCCCGTGGCGCAGTCCAGCGACCCATCGCCAGGGTATATCGCCATCATGCACTTCTCCGAGCTGCAGCTCCTCTCAAGCAACTGCATGCGTGAGTTCTTCGTCAGCATCATCGGCGAGCCATGGCACCCAAACGGCTTCACACCCAAGTACCTCTATGGCAGCGCCACTTACAATAGCTTGCCCTCTCGGAAGAGCGAGTACGTCTCCATCATCGCCGCACCCAACTCAACACTGCCACCTGTAATCAATGCTCTCGAGGTGTTCTCCGTCATCCCTACTACAATCATCGGCACAGACTCCAGGGATGGTATGTGCATTCTGTATAGACACGTATAA